Proteins encoded by one window of Sus scrofa isolate TJ Tabasco breed Duroc chromosome 12, Sscrofa11.1, whole genome shotgun sequence:
- the SUPT4H1 gene encoding transcription elongation factor SPT4, whose product MALETVPKDLRHLRACLLCSLVKTIDQFEYDGCDNCDAYLQMKGNREMVYDCTSSSFDGIIAMMSPEDSWVSKWQRVSNFKPGVYAVSVTGRLPQGIVRELKSRGVAYKSRDTAIKT is encoded by the exons ATGGCTCTGGAGACAGTGCCGAAGGACCTGCGGCATCTGCGCGCTTGTTTGCTGTGTTCGCTGGTCAAG ACTATAGACCAGTTTGAATATGATGGTTGTGACAATTGTGATGCATACCTTCAGATGAAAGGTAACCGAGAGATGGTATATGACTGCACCAGCTCTTCCTTTGATGG AATCATTGCAATGATGAGTCCAGAGGACAGCTGGGTCTCCAAGTGGCAGCGAGTCA gtaacTTTAAGCCGGGGGTATATGCAGTGTCAGTCACAGGTCGCCTTCCCCAAG GAATCGTGCGGGAGCTGAAAAGTCGAGGAGTGGCCTACAAATCCAGAGACACAGCTATAAAGACCTAG